The genomic segment ATTATTAagcataattaataaattagttTGATCAATTAGTacaagtaataataaatgttattttattctgATAACTCTTGCACAGCATCACTAggaaattttgcacatttttgtgtgtgtgtgtgtgtgcatggtcCTAAGTTAGGGGAGGGGCTGTTCAGCCATAGATGTAGGATGTGGCTATATAAAGAGCGATGCTTCTGAAGATGTAAGTCATTAAGGTGCCAACAACAAAGACACAATGAAGCTACTTTCAAGAATACTGATAGTGACCTGTTTGTCTGTGGCTTTAACAAGTAAGTAAACATTATttcaatattaattatttatatttattgtgtttaatttagttaatattattaaatagaCAGCACCATTTTCTTGTATATCATATTGCCCTGGTTACACATTATATTGGAATTATGTTTACCAGCATTTATAATTAGTGGAGGGTTTTTTTTAACTGCATTGAAAAGAACACTGGTTATCAGGAAAGGCGAAAGAAAAATGTTAACGTAATAGTTAACTATTTCAATTAATGTTGCTGGAGGGTATTCCTGCCTTGCTTGACAGTTCCATGTGTACGTCATTTAGTTTAAAACTTGCCCTACTACAATTTCCAAACCCTGCGGGTAAATTTAATGCTGCGTGACAATGTCCTGATCTCCTTGACCCCCTTATATTCCTTAAAAGTATGTCTGCTAATTTTCCAAGATTAGACATAAAGTGCATTAGCTAATCAGatcaaataagaaataatatatCCTATgacttaaaaatacaaaatagccCAAAAGTGTTACTGTAATGTGACAAGTCTTTTATACCCATAATGTTATAGTTTTGACTAGCACAGCACCAGCTGTTTCTAAGTTTCAGTCATTCATAACTCTAGCATTGCATTCAGATTTTGAGTTATGCTAGCCTATGCACTTTGCTCGGAGAGCAAGCCTGTCCTTTATGCAGTAAAGCCAAATGTATGGTCACATGTATAGCTGACCATCACATGCACAGGATTTGTGGTCACACTGCAGAAATTGTGCTATATTTTTTATCCGGTCACATGCCCCGCCTCTCATTCTCTCCACCAATTGTAGACTTTAAAGTTTTTAAGTCAGTCATTTAGAGTTAAAGGGCTTTCGATGTCTTTTCTCTCAAATCATTTTTTTAGTTTCCACCAAATAATCTCATTTCAGTTTCCTCGTTTTTCTTTTCTGCGTAAGGACAAGTTGACAGAAGCAACTCGAAATCCAGATTCAATCAAAATCAGACATGGAATACAAAACGCTTCCCAGTTTGGAAAGATGGAGACTCACTCAACAAAAACAGCTGGACAGGTGATAAAATTCAgtcaagaaagaaagaaatttctTTTCTACATCATTAAATCACACACTTAAATCGATGTAGTATTTGCAACTGTAATGTTagttcacttgtttcattagtGTTTCGGTAGCTCAAATGGTAGAGCATGTTGCTAGCAACCCcaaagtcatgggtttgattccccgggtgtgcatgaactgataaaaacatgaatgcaaTGAAAGCTgatttacactcttaaaaaataaaggttctttactggCATCTTTGGCTCAAGGAAGAACGTTTAACATctatggaacctttccattccacaaaagattctttatagtGCAGAAAGATGCAattaaaacaatgtgacaaaaatacacacaattcTAACTCAAATGTTTAATGTCATGATTGCTACCATCTATTTGCATTAGTTTACATCTGGCTGGTCATTTTCATGCATTCGTTATGCAGTgaagttgcatatttaaagCTAGTGACATGAGAAAACAAAATGATCCATTCATGCAGTCAAAAGAAACATATAAACAAGTCAGAAACGCATTCAATTTCTgctcttttttttatcatcactgtattttgttattttgattagATAATCATCAAGTGTTCTAAAATAGAAGCAAATAAAGTGAGAGAGTATACATACAATATACATATGTGTCTATTTTCAATGCTATGGCCTTTGTATAGATATTTAAAGATGGACATCTtcaaagggattgttcacccaaaaatgaaaattctgtcatcatttactcaccctgaagttgttccaaatctgtataaatttctttgttctgctgaacacaaaagaagatactttgaagaatgtttgtaaccaggctgctttggggcaccattgacttccatagcaggaaaaaaaaaatactatggaagtcaatggtgccccaaaactgttcagtttcccacattcttcaaaatattttcctttgtgttcagcagaacaaagaaatttatacaggtttgaaacaacttgacggtgagtaaatgatgacagaattttcatttttgggtgaactatccctttaacattagttaatgctctATGAAGTAACATTAATGATCAaggtataaataatatatttaataaatataaagttaaccctctatggtacacaatatgatatcaatgaggaaaaaattatttgtggtgttttcctgcttaaaattggacactataacaatatcaataaacattttcattaatttttaatttatttattttttaaaagtctcattttattaaaaagaaactaAAATAGACTATGTTGCCTGGAGGCAACACCATACCATAGAGggttaataattttttttacatttaaaaagtacaGTACATTTTCATGGTTCAGTACTGTTTTTCGATTTTTGTAATAAAGTTCAGCactatttttatgtttgttttcattcagtatttatttgaaaaactatCGGTTGATTAATCGGTTATCGGCCAGTGTGGTCCAACCTAGTTATTGTTATCGGTAAAATCCACTCTCTGCCGACCTCTagataaaatgcataaatgtaaatttctaCAGGTGGACAACTGAAGTTTGATGTGGGAAATGATGCACCCACCTTGACCGGTGCCAAAATCACCTTCACCATTGACATTGTGTTCCCTCACAACCAGAAGGTCCTGCCAGATGGACAAGTTGTTTGGGCACAAAACTGCACAATCAACGGTATATTTCTATGATCTTCATCTCACTTTCATCAAAGatgaaaatgcattttctgCTGCCAGCACTATGACCAACAAAATTTTAGtcgtattaataataataatgcacaaATATGTCAACTTTTCTAATTTAGGCACACAGTTCCATGAAGGAGAGCCTGTCTATCCTGAGGAGAACTCTGCAGATGCATGGAATGCTGTGTTCCCTAATGCTCCTCTCCTTCCCAGACAGGGGGACAAGCAACCTCCCTATGTGTTTGTATGGAAAACCTGGGGTAAGGAAAGACGCACTTACTTTACTGTGATGTGCAGTTATCTCACCTACCTGACAATCCGCTATTGTGTTTGACAGGTAAATACTGGCAAGTGTGCGACGGACCGTCCTCATCACTGACCATTGGCACTGATGATGTTCCTCTGGGCTCTTATATGATGGATGTTGTCATCTATCACTACAGGCAAAAAGATAAATTCATCCCTATTGGATACGCATCTACACAGTTTAGTATCACCGGTAAGCATATTGTAAACATAATGTTGATCTTTTGTTTAGTTTGGTTTTCGGATGTAATGAAACACTATTTTATCCCTGTGTTTCTAGACCAGATTCCCTTTGCGGTTTCCCTGACTCAGGTAAATGACAAAGATGAAGGTGATCGGATATTCATCCAGAACAGAGCGGTGGCCTTCAGCATCACCATTCATGACCCCAGCCAATACCTGAGCAAATCAGACGTGACTTTTAACTGGAATTTCGGGGATGGCAGTGGCACTGTAATCTCCAGGGAACTGACCGTCACTCACACTTACATTACATCTGGTGCCTTCAAGCCTCAAGTTGTCGTACAAGCAGCTATTCCGGATTCATCTTGTGCAACTCCACCAAACCTTCCAACTGAGGCTCATCCCACTACCAACACCTTCACCTCTGAGAGCCCCATTCGCCCAACTGAACACATCACTACAGGTGCACAGCATGgttctatatgtgtgtgtgtgtatgtgtgtgtacaggtttgGCTATACACGTGTGTAGGCCAAATGTCCTTACttttatagtgaaatattatgacaacccactagtgaggacattttactggtcctctgttaaaaaggcttataaatcggTCAAAAATCTAGTGTTTTGGGTTGGGTTAGGCGATAGAAAATATCTTTAacttgatataaaatcaatgtaagTCTATCCAATATCCTCACTattatagtgaaacaaatgtgtgtgtgtgtgtgtgtgtgtgtgtgtgtgtgtgtgtatgtgtgtgtggttcaggtatacCCTACATTATGGACAAAATGTCCCACAAAGATGGTCATATCCAAAATCAGTCTTTGGGAAGACATTTTTTAGGTCCCcttgaggaaaacagcttataaatcatgtttttttttttgttttttttaaatgtaataatgcaGAAACTTTTCTGTGATTCATTatatggaatgtcctcataaaacatgaaaacccaacgtgtgtgtgtgtgtgcgcttgcGTGTGTGTGAAGAGATACGAAAATACTGCatactgatagatagatagatagatagatagatagatagatagatagatagatagatagatcagtATAGTCAACTAACGTTAGTCGTCAGCATTCAAGTATTTCATACGGTGAGCTTCAACAGCTCGGCCTCGGACTGTCGCAGTAGATTTAGTCCACAAACAACTCATATATACCCTAAAAATagttttcatttacaataaatattactaaaattcAGCGTTAGTCACTTACTTTTCGCgccatcagttgtacactcaaGCTCTGAGGCTCCAACcggatcattgaatcagtgagttgtcGACTGCAATCAGATCACGCGCCTAATGAATCGTTCACTGTGATTTGTGAACAACGTCAACAGATTCATCGAAAAGAATCgatttaaaatgattcattcatgtgtttacattaatcagACATCTCGGTTTCGGAGCGATTCGGTTtcttcattttgaaataacGATGAACgaaatgatttataaaatgcagtatagtaaaaagttaaatattattatttaaaatttaagatttaagtaaaaatgtcgatcaaaataaaaaaatatcctaataAAGTATGTTACTGTCCACCTCTGTTTATTTAGCTATGCCTGTGTGAAATACTGGAGCCTACATAGTAAAACATCAGTGCTAATTCTAACCAGAGTAAAACTCAAagttcttttactttatttactttatgAATTAACAGATCATGCTACCAATCAGTCTTCAGCTCCCATTCTGAAATCCACTTCTGCATCTACAATGAAAATGATTCCACCTGCACCTACAAATGAAGTTCCAACAAGATCCAGCCTTGAGAAGGTCTTTGACCTTAGATCTGGATCTAAGACATCTGAAACACTGAAGACAACTACTAGTAAGTTGTAGTTTTCTTATTTTTTGATATTCAGAGATAATGAATTCTAGATAATTATATCTAAACATTAATTGCATatgatgtaaatatatttatactaataaaaatatatattaatataaatttacatatgaatttCCAAAATATCAGCTGCTGACATGGAGGCGATTGTGGAGGAAGACAACATTGACCAGGACCATGTATCAATAATAAAGCGTCAGGTCCCAAACACACTCAGTGACTGTGTGATTTACCGTTATGGATCCTTCTCAACTGATATTGAGATTATCGGTAAGATTCTTTTTTTGACTTGTATTTTTATATGATCCATTATAGACCTTAATTAGAGAATAATGTATGTTTGTATCCTCAGAGGGCATTGAAAGTGTGCAGATCGTCCAGGTGGCCGTAGCTGATGGTTTACTGCTAACAGAGATGGAGCAGAATGCTGTTGATTTCACTGTTTCCTGCCAAGGAAGGTGAGGTCTGGCAAAGCATGAAGTTGGAACCTCAAAAAACAGCCTGATAGAGAGTTCATGACCTTACCTGCTCTTTTTAGCCTCCCCACTGAAGTGTGCACTGTAGTGTCGGATGCAGACTGCCATATGCCAGTTACGACCATCTGCAATGCTGTGAGCCCCTCCTCAGACTGCCAACTCATCCTTCGACACTTCTTCAACGACTCTGGGATCTTCTGTATCAATGTGTCTATGACGAATGATGTCAGTATGGCGGTCACAAATGCCAGGGTTAATATTAACATAGGTGAGTTTATTCACTGTTGAAACTTTAGGCGTGGTGCTCCAAAATGAGAACAGTTCTTCAAAAGGCTTATAGAGTTATTGTGCTATTGAATCATCTTGCATGTCTTTATCTGTACCAAATTTAGCAGGTTCTAGGTTGACATCTGCAGGTGCCGCTGCCCTGTTGTTAGGAATCCTGACTGTTGCAACAGCATTGGGTGCTGTGGCC from the Ctenopharyngodon idella isolate HZGC_01 chromosome 22, HZGC01, whole genome shotgun sequence genome contains:
- the pmelb gene encoding premelanosome protein b, with the protein product MKLLSRILIVTCLSVALTRQVDRSNSKSRFNQNQTWNTKRFPVWKDGDSLNKNSWTGGQLKFDVGNDAPTLTGAKITFTIDIVFPHNQKVLPDGQVVWAQNCTINGTQFHEGEPVYPEENSADAWNAVFPNAPLLPRQGDKQPPYVFVWKTWGKYWQVCDGPSSSLTIGTDDVPLGSYMMDVVIYHYRQKDKFIPIGYASTQFSITDQIPFAVSLTQVNDKDEGDRIFIQNRAVAFSITIHDPSQYLSKSDVTFNWNFGDGSGTVISRELTVTHTYITSGAFKPQVVVQAAIPDSSCATPPNLPTEAHPTTNTFTSESPIRPTEHITTDHATNQSSAPILKSTSASTMKMIPPAPTNEVPTRSSLEKVFDLRSGSKTSETLKTTTTADMEAIVEEDNIDQDHVSIIKRQVPNTLSDCVIYRYGSFSTDIEIIEGIESVQIVQVAVADGLLLTEMEQNAVDFTVSCQGSLPTEVCTVVSDADCHMPVTTICNAVSPSSDCQLILRHFFNDSGIFCINVSMTNDVSMAVTNARVNINIAGSRLTSAGAAALLLGILTVATALGAVAFAYKRLKGYQRLTEVPACQSNNAGVSSIPALFWSLMNQQMVDQKKGVV